The Pelodiscus sinensis isolate JC-2024 chromosome 30, ASM4963464v1, whole genome shotgun sequence genome has a window encoding:
- the LOC142821313 gene encoding olfactory receptor 14I1-like gives MSNQSSMAEFLLLGFSDIRELQILHFVLFLVLYLATLVGNLLIISAIAVNRQLHTPMYFFLGNLSLLDLGSISVTVPKSMANSLLDIRSISYVGCVAQVFLFVFFAAANFGLLTVMAYDRYVAICQPLHYERVMNRTACVRLAAGAWLTGLVYSALHTGNTFWLPLCQSNVIDQFFCELPQLLKLLCPGAYRSEVGVLGFSACLLLGCFAFIVVSYAHIFSAVLRIPSGQGRHKAFSTCLPHLIVISLFICTGTFAHLKPRSSSAPGLDLAVAVVYAVVPPMMNPVIYSMRNKEIKAALRRLTVWTLFTRNNMLWLSPMPVTLFWLL, from the coding sequence ATGTCCAACCAAAGCTCCATGGCTGAGTTCCTGCTCCTGGGGTTCTCCGACATCCGGGAACTGCAGATTCTGCACTTCGTGCTGTTCCTGGTTCTTTACCTGGCCACCCTGGTGGGGAACCTTCTCATCATCTCAGCCATTGCCGTCAACCGCCAGCTCCACACCCctatgtacttcttcctggggaacctGTCCCTCCTTGACCTCGGCTCCATCTCCGTCACCGTCCCTAAGTCCATGGCCAACTCCCTCCTGGACATCCGCTCCATTTCCTATGTGGGATGCGTCGCCCAAGTCTTTCTCTTCGTCTTCTTTGCTGCAGCCAACTTTGGCTTGCTCAccgtcatggcctacgaccggtacgtggccatctgccaacCGCTGCACTACGAGCGCGTGATGAACCGGACAGCGTGTGTCCGCTTGGCCGCCGGCGCCTGGCTCACTGGTCTGGTCTACTCTGCTCTGCACACCGGGAACACCTTCTGGTTGCCCCTCTGCCAGTCCAACGTCATTGACCAGTTCTTCTGTGAACTCCCCCAGCTCCTCAAGCTCTTGTGCCCCGGCGCGTACCGCAGCGAAGTTGGCGTGCTGGGCTTTAGCGCCTGCTTGCTATTAGGCTGCTTCGCTTTCATCGTCGTGTCGTACGCGCACATCTTCTCCGCGGTGCTGCGAATCCCTTCCGGGCAGGGCCGGCAcaaggccttctccacctgcctcccccacctcatcGTCATCTCCTTGTTCATCTGCACTGGCACCTTTGCCCACCTCAAGCCCCgctccagctcagccccaggACTGGATCTGGCGGTGGCTGTGGTCTACGCCGTGGTGCCGCCCATGATGAATCCAGTCATCTACAGCATGAGGAACAAGGAGATCAAAGCGGCATTGAGAAGGCTAACAGTATGGACATTATTCACCAGAAATAACATGCTCTGGCTTTCTCCCATGCCCGTGACTTTATTCTGGCTTTTGTAA
- the LOC102443701 gene encoding olfactory receptor 10A4-like, with amino-acid sequence MARSESDPGENQTISGGFILVGFSYLHKLQILLFLVLLVTYLVILLGNLLIILLIKLNPSLHTPMYFFLVNLSFLEMCYTTSVFPQLLVHLLVEEKSISLVGCMAQMFIIHIMGLTESCQLAAMAYDRYVAICHPLHYTTMMSSQVCAWLMGASWLISISVEVAQTTWLFSLPFCGSHCIHHFFCDVPPLLKLACSDTSKNEIMLLTVSVLFIMGPFLLILLSYILIISTILRLPSVEGRRKAFSTCSSHLMVVTFFYGTALFTYLEPKSSSSLENDLMISLIKTIVISLSNPIIYTLRNKEVKRALRKILEKSLFSHNWRN; translated from the coding sequence ATGGCCCGTTCCGAGAGCGACCCTGGCGAGAACCAGACCATCTCCGGTGGGTTCATCCTAGTGGGGTTTTCCTATCTTCACAAGCTGCAAATCCTTCTGTTTCTGGTGCTTCTGGTCACCTACCTGGTCATTCTGTTGGGGAACCTGCTCATTATCCTCCTGATAAAACTGAACCCCTCTCTCCATAcacccatgtatttcttcctggtcAACCTGTCCTTCCTGGAAATGTGCTACACCACCAGTGTCTTCCCTCAGCTGCTAGTTCACCTCCTGGTGGAGGAAAAGTCCATCTCCTTAGTTGGCTGTATGGCCCAGATGTTCATAATCCATATAATGGGCCTCACGGAATCCTGCCAGCTTGCAGctatggcctacgaccgctacgtggccatctgccaccccttgCACTACACGACCATGATGAGCAGCCAGGTGTGTGCATGGCTCATGGGAGCTTCATGGCTCATCAGCATCTCGGTGGAGGTAGCTCAGACCACATGGCTCTTCAGCCTGCCTTTCTGCGGATCCCACTGCATCCACCACTTCTTCTGTGACGTCCCACCCCTGTTGAAGCTGGCCTGCTCCGACACATCCAAAAACGAGATCATGCTCTTGACCGTGTCAGTGCTGTTCATCATGGGCCCTTTCTTGTTGATACTCCTGTCCTACATCCtcatcatctccaccatcctcCGGCTGCCGTCGGTGGAGGGGAGgcgtaaagccttctccacctgctcctcccacctcatggtGGTGACTTTCTTCTATGGAACGGCCCTTTTTACATACCTGGAGCCCAAATCTAGCTCCAGCCTAGAGAATGATCTAATGATTTCCCTCATAAAGACAATTGTGATATCATTGTCAAACCCCATTATATACACTCTGAGGAACAAAGAGGTGAAGAGAGCCTTGAGAAAAATCTTAGAGAAGAGCCTCTTTTCACACAAttggagaaattag
- the LOC102443939 gene encoding olfactory receptor 14A16-like, whose product MANQTSVTEFLLLGFSNIHQLQILHFLFFLLVYVAALVGNFLIIVIVTLDHHLHSPMYFFLKNMSFLDLCYISATVPKSMANAVMQRHSISFHGCFLQLFFFITFGTAELALLTVMAYDRYLAICSPLRYRIVMNNRVCAQMVAGSWLSGALYSVLHVGNTFHLPFCGPNIVHQFFCDIPPLLELSCSDTQPNKAHNIVLALCYGFICVAFILVSYVHIFNTVLRIPSLEGRSKAFSTCLPHLSVVSLFVGAGFFMYMKPNSSSPSVQDMLVPVLYAVVPPVLNPVIYSFRNKEIKAALRNVKRRGWDLAARFR is encoded by the coding sequence ATGGCCAACCAAACCTCTGTGACAGAGTTCCTTCTCCTGGGATTTTCCAACATCCACCAGCTGCAGATTTTACACTTCCTTTTCTTCCTGCTTGTGTATGTAGCAGCACTCGTGGGGAACTTCCTCATCATCGTCATTGTGACCCTCGACCACCATCTCCACagccccatgtacttcttcctcaaGAACATGTCCTTCCTCGACCTCTGCTACATCTCCGCCACCGTTCCCAAGTCCATGGCCAATGCCGTCATGCAGCGTCACTCCATTTCTTTCCACGGTTGCTTCCTACAGTTGTTTTTCTTCATCACGTTCGGGACAGCAGAGTTGGCTTTGCTGACAGTCATGGCATATGACCGCTACTTGGCCatctgcagcccactgagatacAGGATAGTCATGAACAACAGAGTATGTGCCCAGATGGTTGCTGGGTCTTGGCTTAGTGGGGCATTGTATTCAGTGTTGCATGTGGGTAACACGTTCCACTTACCCTTTTGTGGGCCCAATATTGTCCATCAGTTCTTCTGTGACATCCCACCCCTCCTGGAGCTCTCTTGCTCTGACACACAACCCAACAAAGCTCACAACATTGTCCTGGCCCTCTGTTATGGCTTTATCTGTGTCGCCTTTATCCTGGTGTCCTATGTTCATATTTTCAACACTGTCCTGAGAATCCCCTCTTTGGAGGGCAGGtccaaagccttctccacctgcctgccccacctgtcAGTGGTCTCCTTGTTCGTTGGTGCTGGATTCTTCATGTACATGAAGCCAAACTCTAGCTCCCCTTCCGTTCAGGACATGTTGGTTCCTGTGCTCTATGCTGTCGTCCCACCAGTCCTCAACCCTGTTATCTACAGCTTCAGGAACAAGGAGATCAAGGCTGCACTGAGAAACGTGAAAAGACGGGGATGGGATCTAGCTGCACGTTTCCGGTAA